The region CAAAATTGCAAGAACTATAATGTTCCTTTTATCGAAATTAATAAGACTAAATCAGAAATTTCTAAAGCCATTGGGAAAGTAAATATAAGCGTAATAGGAATCACTAACGAAAGTATTATACATGGCATTTTAGACGTAGTGCGTGAAAATGGAGGTGGTTTATAAGTGTCAAAGACTCGGGTATACGAAATCGCAAAAGAATTAGGAATGAATTCGAAAGAATTAATTGAAATACTACAAGAAGAGTTTGATATACAGGTTAAAAGTCATATGAGTACTCTCGAAGACGAAACTGTTGAGGCTATAAAAGAACTGATTGAAGAGATGAGAGAAACAAAAAAAACTGAGAAAAAGCATAAAGATTTATCTAAAGATGCTAAAGAGTTATCTAAGGAGGAAGAAGAAATAACTGAACTAACAGAAGAAAGAACCATAAAAGAAATTCGTTTGTCTGAAGAAAATTTGACTCTTGATAAATTAGCAAAGGTAATTGGTGTTGAACAAAACGATATTATCAAAGATATGTTTCTTAAAGGAAAGATTTTAAGACCTGGTCAAGAATTAGATAAAAATACTGTTGAAGAAATAGCCTTAAGCTATAATACTATTGTTTCTTTTGACTCCCCCAAAATCGAGCCTGAAGTCGTTGAAAGTGATGAAGAAGACTTAGAATTGCAATTGGCAAAACGATGGATTGAGATATATGAAAAAGAACAAGACCGTTTAACAAACAGGCCACCCGTAGTTACAATAATGGGTCATGTTGACCATGGTAAAACTAGTTTGTTAGATGCCATTAGGCACAGTCATTTAGCAGAAAAAGAAGAAGGCGGTATAACTCAATCTATTGGAGCCTATCAAATAGAATATAAGGGTGAAAAAATTACTTTTATAGACACTCCTGGGCATGAAGCTTTTACTGAAATGAGAGCAAGAGGTGCCCAAGTAACAGATATAGTTGTTCTTGTGATAGCAGCTGATGATGGCGTAATGCCACAAACAATAGAGGCCTGTAATCATGCTAAAAGTGCAAATGTCCCTATAATAGTTGCAATCAATAAAATTGATAAACCTAATGCAAATATAGATTTAACAAAACAACAAATGGTTTCAAAACTTAATCTAGTTCCCGAAGATTGGGGCGGAGACACGATAACGGTTCCTATATCAGCAAAAACATCCAAAGGAATAGATGACCTTTTAGAAATGATTATATTAGTCGCTGAATTACAAGATATTAAATGTATTCCAGATGGCAAAGCTAGGGCTGTTATTATAGAAAGTAAAGTAGATAAAGCAATGGGACCACTAGGAACGGTCATAGTAAAAGATGGTATATTAAAAACAGGAGATGATTTTGTTGCAGGAGCTACCTATGGTAGAGTAAGAAGAATGATAAACGACAAAGGACAGTCTGTTGATGAAGCAACACCTTCTACTCCTGTACAAGTTTTGGGCTTCAACGATGTACCAAGCATGCATTCAATATTATATGTTGTTGATTCAAAAGATGAAGCCAGAACGATTGCAGAAAAAATAAGGCAAAGAGAGTTGGAAAAATCTCAATCTTCTAATAAGAGACATATTAAACTTGAAGATATAATGGAAATGATGCAAGCTCAAGAAAAGAAAACACTTAACATATTATTAAAGGCTAGCACCTACGGTGAAATAGAAGCACTAAAAAATGCTATTCAAAAATTTGAAAATCCAGATATAGATATAAAAATAGTACACGCAGGAATTGGCGCTATAAGTACTAGCGATATTATGCTTGCTTCTGCATCAGATGCAGTAGTACTAGGTTTTCGTGTAAAAGCTGATTCTAAAGCTATAAAAATGGCCGAAGCAGAAGGTATACAAATTAGAAGGTATAATATTATATTTGATCTTATAGATGATCTAAAGAAAGCTTTAGAAGGTATGCTTGAACCAGAAGAAAAAGAAGAGATTATTGGATATGGTGTAATAAAAGATGAATTTAAAATAAAAGGTATTGGAAAAGTTGCTGGTGTCCAAGTTACCGAAGGCCAGGTATTAAAAAATGGTGGTGTTAGAATTTACAGAAATGGCTCTCTCGTTGCAGATGTGAAAATTGCTAGTTTAAAACATTACAAAGATGAAGTTAAAAGCATCGAGGCACCTAAAGAATGCGGTATATTATTTGAAAATTATGAGGATTTCTCGAAAGGCGACGAACTTGAATTTTATAAAATTGTGAAAGTAAAAAGGGAACTTAACATTGAACAAGGTACTAAATAATTATTTGTACTATATTATAATATAAATCAAACATAACGGTGAGTTGAAATAACAATGGAAAAAGATTATAAAATATATGGAATAAGAGGTGCGACCTCTATTGAAGAAGATACAGCAACACTTATAACTGAAAGGGTATTGGAGCTTTGGAATGAAATTACTTCCAAAAATGATATAACAAGAATAATTTCTGTTATTTTTTCAGTAACAAGTGACATAAAATCTCTCAATCCTGCGACCGTTTTAAGGAAAACCTTAAATTTGGACTCTATTCCTTTTATGTGTTTAAGTGAATCAGAGTTTGAAAATTCACCAACAAAAATTATTAGGGTGCTTATTATTTGTGAAAGTAGCACCCCAAATTTTGTTTACCTTCATAAAGCATCTCAATTGCGCAAGTAAAATCTTGCTATTTATATTGACATTTTAAAACTACAATTATTCTAAGAGGTGGAATCTTTGAATCGTGACATGATTAAAATGATTTATTTTGATTTAGACCATACCCTTTGGGATTTCGAAAACAATTCTAAAAGCGCTCTCAGACTAGTTTATAATAATTATCGGAATCTATTAAATTCTATAAACACCGAAGCATTTATTTCAACATATCAAAAGATTAATACACAGCTTTGGGATTTATATAGAAAAAAAGAAATAAGTCAAGA is a window of Defluviitoga tunisiensis DNA encoding:
- the infB gene encoding translation initiation factor IF-2, giving the protein MSKTRVYEIAKELGMNSKELIEILQEEFDIQVKSHMSTLEDETVEAIKELIEEMRETKKTEKKHKDLSKDAKELSKEEEEITELTEERTIKEIRLSEENLTLDKLAKVIGVEQNDIIKDMFLKGKILRPGQELDKNTVEEIALSYNTIVSFDSPKIEPEVVESDEEDLELQLAKRWIEIYEKEQDRLTNRPPVVTIMGHVDHGKTSLLDAIRHSHLAEKEEGGITQSIGAYQIEYKGEKITFIDTPGHEAFTEMRARGAQVTDIVVLVIAADDGVMPQTIEACNHAKSANVPIIVAINKIDKPNANIDLTKQQMVSKLNLVPEDWGGDTITVPISAKTSKGIDDLLEMIILVAELQDIKCIPDGKARAVIIESKVDKAMGPLGTVIVKDGILKTGDDFVAGATYGRVRRMINDKGQSVDEATPSTPVQVLGFNDVPSMHSILYVVDSKDEARTIAEKIRQRELEKSQSSNKRHIKLEDIMEMMQAQEKKTLNILLKASTYGEIEALKNAIQKFENPDIDIKIVHAGIGAISTSDIMLASASDAVVLGFRVKADSKAIKMAEAEGIQIRRYNIIFDLIDDLKKALEGMLEPEEKEEIIGYGVIKDEFKIKGIGKVAGVQVTEGQVLKNGGVRIYRNGSLVADVKIASLKHYKDEVKSIEAPKECGILFENYEDFSKGDELEFYKIVKVKRELNIEQGTK
- the aroH gene encoding chorismate mutase, translating into MEKDYKIYGIRGATSIEEDTATLITERVLELWNEITSKNDITRIISVIFSVTSDIKSLNPATVLRKTLNLDSIPFMCLSESEFENSPTKIIRVLIICESSTPNFVYLHKASQLRK